TCCAAGAGCTGGGTCTAAGAGCCTAGGGTGGTTATGAAGAATGGGAAATTAGACATAGGACACAGGTTGGGCTAATATCTTTTAAGTTATAACACAAACAATTTTAGCTGGAggcaaaacaacaaataaataaataaaagaacaaacaaacaaaacccacttCTTTTCCCCTAGAACCAGCTGGAGTGAGCAGCGAAATAGAATGAGTTTTGCCTTAGAACAGAAAAATCTGTAAGGAAGTATTGGAGCAGAAACCAGGTAACAATCGGTCATGGGGTTACATAAGGGATTCCTGCACTAGGTAGATGTGAGGTACACAGGAGTTTTGAAAACCCGAGTTCAGGTTTTCAAAGGTATTCTCCTGATGACCTTGGTAATTCAGTGAAGCTACATTTAAGAGCCATGAATGATGTGGAGCAAGTGGTGCTGAGCCATGTGGGAGGTAGATATAGGGCTGAGCTGTGTTGGATATGTTGCATTTCCCCAAAGACTTTTATTAGAAGAGCTCTTTGCCTTCATGTCTTGAAAACTGCTTAATAACATGATctctaaaatatttctctcttagCTTCTATGAGTTTAAGAAACTAGAAGTAGAGTCCAtcataaaaaaaagtcaaagataaTGAGAAGTCAGACTGAATGAAAAACATTCATCACTAAAACTTGGAACAATTTTTCATCAAACATGCTATTCTAAAGAGACTTTAAAACAAATCCAAGATACAATTTTTCTGTCAATTTTAGTGCACTTAgcacaattttgtttattttacaatacatgattttatttttagctaggtttattagaaaaatatacattcatggtttaaaaaattaaagtacaaaTTGGAAATAGTACCTTCTCCCCTGTTCTTATACAAAATTCTACTGCCTACTTTAGTATTAATATTTCTTGTATATCTAACCAGAATTTTTCTAAGTATgtgcaaacatttaaaatatgtttatcattttaaaaattagtattaagTAATAAATATTACAAAGATGTATTACATCTATGTGTATGTGGGTatttgcagtgtgtgtgtgtgtgtgtgtgtgtgtgtgtgtgtgtgtgtgtgtgagcgcatGCACACAGGGTTAAATAAAGTGAATGCCTAGTACCCACCACTCAAGCAAAGGAACAGAACATGTCCAATACCTTTGATAATCTTTGTATTCTCCCCACCTAccccagtactggggaatgatcccaggggcactttatcccTAATCTATACCCCTAGCTCTTTtaatatttgagacagggtctggccaaGTTGTCCTAGCTGGTGTTAaatttgcaatcatcctgcctcagccaccctagtagctgggattacaggtgtgccacagtgcctggctctctGGATTTTTCTTGATGACATTTCTCTCACCTGTATCACCTGGTAGTAAATATAATCTTAAATTCTGGgtctgccatttttatttctctgcaaATAGTTTTTTCCCCAGATTAATGTATGTCTAAATATTATACTATTtgttatttcaaaaaattatacaataaaatCTTATTATGTTCATCATCTTACCTTTTtgcttatgtaaaaataaattttaaattggatTCCATTGATGGTTTCCTCTTTCATTCCATGTTTACTTCTTTTTACAAGGTTGTGTGCAGCCCAATTCTATTGTTTTAATAGTTACTGTAGACATTTTAACATTCATATATAACAATGGATAAATTTAGTAACTATCTTtactttcaaaacaaaaacttaagaaAGTTTTGAGTTCAATTACTCCCCTTCCAACGTTCATGTTACTTTTTTACACCAGGGTTTTATTTTCAGCTTACTTCTataatatacacattttaaatattgttctATAGTTTACTTAGATTGATTTATGCATGTACCTTTTTTTGTTCAACATTTTGTCTTCCACCTCATATTTTTCCTAGAGTTATTTTTGAGTCATTTTCCTCCTAAACTACATCCTTTGTACATTTCCTTAGAGAGGTTGTTTGGtgcttaacatttttttattcatttttacgtggttctgaggatcagacccagtgcctcacacatgcgaggcaggtgctctacctctgagccacaacgccagccctggtgcttaactttttaaagttttagtttCTCTCAAATGTCCTTTCAAATTTAACCAATtcctgaaaatcactttcattgactATATATTCCTGAATGACAAATCAGCTTTAATCAGTACTTAgcatattcatcttttttctgGTTTACATAATAACAATTGGAAAGTCACTTTATCTTTGATGTACTTTGGTGTATCTTGgtgtgttatttctttttatttgtcagAGTTGGAATTCATTGTAATTCTGAAACTCATGATTACATATTTTTACACATTCTGGAAAGTTGTTAGACATACCTCTTTGAATAATGCCTTTCCTTAATTCTCTATTATTTCCTAAGGATCTTAAGCCTTCTCATTTTattcctaatatttttattttccaaatttccatCTCTTTGTCTGTGATGCAGTCCATTTAATTTTCTCAGCTTTCTATTACAAAGCACTAATAACTCTCTTCAGCTGTGTTCattctgttgtttattttatccattcattttcaaatttcaatattaacaatttttacttttcaagTGCTATTTAGTTGTTTCTAATCACTCTAAGCATATTTTATAGACATTTTTGGGATAATACTTTCAAAAcggttttatttctttgaacacATACAGCTTACTCATTTTCTGATTGTCTTAAGGGGTAAATTTGGTATCTATTATTTCTGTAGACTAATGCTTATGATGGCTTATTGTTTGTTAGTGATTTTTAACTAAAATCTTTTATGGGAAATTTGTCATGAGAACTGTGATTAAGTTTTGTAACTCCAAAGAAAATTTGGATTTGCCTCTGCCAGTTTCCTGGGGTcaccatcaaattaaaaataaatgatcctATTGAGATTTTTAGGAAAAAACTGCTTAATTTAGTCTGCCAATATACTGACTTGTTTCTAGTTATAAAATCTCTGCTAAGATATCTCACTGACTCCTCTGTGGCATTATCTTTTTactaattcacttttttttggtGAAGATGTAAACATTTAAACACACAGACAAAGGAAAGACTCTCCTATTGGATATGTAACCCTGAAAAGAATCCATTCTTACCCCTTATAATTTGTGACTATCATTTCAATCAGAACTCAAGTTTAGTACCAGATGTGGGCAACTAATACCATTAGATACCTCTGAGCTCATTTCCTTCTCTGGATTcctatttatctttaatttttttcctgaggatttttgtcatagatatgtatataaatcatacatgtatataataaatgtatatattagttAGATTTTATTATATCTTGTGGGAATTTTTCATTCTGTGCTTTCAGGAACTGATACTTTCTAAGAGTTTATAATAATCTTTCAAATGCCTGTTAAAGTTTTTTGATTTAACAATATATTCAACTATCTTCTTATATTAGTATGCATACATTTGCCTCACTTCTTTTACATGGCTGTATGATATTAAATACTAtggtaaaacatttatttaacacatTCTCTACTTATGAATATTTAGGATGTTTTTAGTggttattatatatgtatatatacatatatacatgtaaatatgtatatatacacacatatatgtatatatacacatatacaattGTAATATACTACAAATAAACAACATATATGCTGATTAGTTTATCTACATTAAATCTATAGAATTAGAAATTCTAAGTGAAGGATGTGATAATTAAAGTTTAATGCTTATTTCCAATTTGCTTTCAGAGTTTGTAAACACTAATTTGGGAAAGAAAATTCATCGTGCTTGTATCCTCATTGCCTTATCTACATTGGGCTTTATAtgcacattattattaatttgataAGTAGTTTGTCTTGACTTTATTCTGGCATTAATTCCATGGACGTAGGGCATATTATTAAAATGTGCACGGAGTGCTTTTAACACATGTTTTTCATGACAGAAGTGGAATGTACTCGAAGCAATTTTTCTAACATTCAGTTCTGAAATATAGTATGTTTGGGGCAATGTCAGTAGATCTCTCATCTGACTGTGACTGTCCTAACTGTTTGGAGGGTACTCAGAGTGAGTCTGATTCAAATTCCTCttccaagaagagagagaatggcTCTTTCTATTCAAAATCAAGGAAGCAGTCCATGCCTTCTTTCAACATGCAATGCTCTCCCACTCAGTGTGGTTCATCTGGACTGGAGAGTGATAACAAAAAAGACTCAAGGTTTCTTCCCTCAGAGCAAGAAAACACTGAGGAGTTTTCTAAGAAAAAGTCTCTCAGTATGAGCCCTGCAGATATCAGTGCAAAACTTGGACCGCTGAAAGAGCTGACTATCCAAGAGTTACTGAGGGAGTTTGGGGATAGTGGGAGGTTGGAATCAAACTCCACCTCTCTGGGCCACTTTAGAGATCAGGTGGTTATGAAGTTCAGAAGAGCTCTGTATTATTCTGGAATCTGGGTGGCACAGGTCCGAGGTTACAAATATGAAAAGCACTTTTCAgctaattatttcaaaagaaatccTGATAGCCTCCATCGGCTGATTCCTTGGCTGAAACGGGAACTCACAGCCGTTTATGGAGATTATGGCTACACAGTGAAGAACATTCTAGCCTCCATCCTCcatcacttgaaaaaaaatgatttggacAGCGAGTCCTTCATTCATCTTCTGGAACCTTATCTCCAACAACATACCCACCACTTCCTGCATGAGTTTATCAGTTTTGTTCAGTCACCTTACAACATGGAGACCTATGACCAGCGAGCCATCTATCATTGTCCTTCCATATCGACAGAAAATTGTGTGAAAAAGAAACCCTTTAGTTCAGCTCCTATTTTGCCCTTGACTGAGAATCGGGCTCTAATGAAATCTCAGCCTGATACAAAGCAACCTAAAAACACCCAGAATCAATTGAATGAGGAGAGAGCTCAGTCTGACTTGAAACAGTTTCCAAGTGGTAACTCTTccttgaaaagttttaaaattccacaaGTGCATCATGAAACAGCAAACAAAATCCCTGTTGGGACCAAAGACAAACCAGAGTCAGGCAATCACAAAGGCATAATTTCTACTAATAATATGCTCTTGAATTGGGCTACTCCCAAAGAAAGAGATCCAGGCATAGTGACTTGCCAAAAAAAGACTCTAGAGAAAAAGACAGGGATAAAATTATTTCCTGGTTATGTCCAGGATCCAAAGAGTGAAACAACTGCATGTACCGTCAGTACTCCAGCCATTTCTAATCAGGTGCAGTCATGGAAATACAACCTAAGAGAAGGAAGGGTTTTGAGCCTTGGCCAacagaaaataattcataaaaaggaagtagaaaaaaataaatactcagaTTCTTCACCAAAGATTTTTCAGAGTTTGCCCAGAGAAAGATCCTTGATGAATGGCAAACCCAGAAAGAGAGACCCCTCTTGGAGTGGCATCTCAGAAAATAACCTGTCTCCTAAAAGGGATGGTAGAAAGCCAAGTTcattcagaaaaaagaaagtaaggtgCAAAAAATCCTCCTCTTTTGTAGAAGTTGGTTCACATTCCAGTAGAAGACTCGAAAGACGTTCAAGGTCCAGTACTCACAGATCCAAATCGTGGTGTGTTGGACATAGAAAGAGATCTATAAGCAGAGAATCAAGTATCTCTCTGGGAGGAAGTCACAGTAGTGAACCTGTCACCGAGAATACGTGCTGTGAATCCTCAAAAGAAAGACATACACATGGTAGCAAATCACACTATGAGAGAATATCTTTGACCCCAGTCCAATATGCAAAGCTTTCTTCAACTGCTGGGAAAAGACCCAATTGTCCTTATAAAGATGAAGGTGCTTCCCCAACTAGAAATCACTATAACAGTTCCACATGCCTAGACACTGAGAAACATAGATCCCCAAGTAAACAGGAGATGAAGTGCAAAACAACTTTTCCAAGAGATAGAAGAACCAAAGCAGTTAGGCACAGAAAAAACAAGTGCCCGCATAGAGAGAAACAGATCCCAGAGAAAGTCAGTGATGCACTGGGGGATCTGGATGACATAAAGCAAGTGAGCTGTCTCTCTGAATGTGCACCTGCCTGCCGGAGGCaaatccccaaaaaacagaagTCAAGTCTTCTGAAAGGTCTTGGATCGTCAAGCCAAGAATGAACACAAAAGAGACAGTATCAGAAATACCGAGTCTCAATTTTGTTGAAAGGTAAATCAGTCTACTTAGCTAGTCCCTGAGGATCTTTGAAAGTCTGAATAAAATCTGAAATCatcactaaaaatatttattccatccTTTGTTAACTGGAACTAACAGCCTGGTGACTGAATTCAAACTTCCTTTTGGAGATAAGTGTGTATTATTAAATTGTTCGTGTATGTAAATATTATTTGTCTCCCTTTCTTAAATGAATAGGATTCTTAAAATATGTGACTTATTGTTTAGTTTCTAGATTTCACTATGAAGATTTCCCAAGTTTCCAAACACCATAAACACTATCCAAACCATGAGAGTATAAGTTACTTAACACAAGTCATGTGTATTAAATATGCTACTAAACACAagtgttatttttaaagataatatataTTGAGATCCATTAGGCTTCAGACCTAATGTATTTTCAGTCCCTGGAAAATAAGACAAGGTCATTGTCTTAAGATATAGTCACTGGGATTTCTCAGGTGAGCTGTGAGAATAGGTGTAAAAAAAGCAGCAGAAAATGAACTACCATGGGATTTTTGACACAGTCTTCCCTATCTTCTTCCTAGAAAACTACACCCCCACATGTCCCGGCATGGACTTCTTCCCTTGAAGCTGTCATGGTTTTAGAAACCCCCGATTCTGCATCCTCAGTAGCCTGGTCCAGTGATGGTGACTGCACTGAAGCTAGCTTATCCTAGTATTCTGCCCCTCTGGTCGTACAATGATGAGTCAGTCAGTGCTGGCCAACTTAGAGTACTTCCCCGAGACTATTCAAACTGGTTCACAGAAAAAGAGTTCTTCCATCTTCACGGTAGTGGATGATGAAAGCTTTAGGGTTTCGGTGCTCTTAGGAGCTCTATTTCTCAATTTGTTAAGAAGTTTAAGGTAAAAGGAGAGAAGGCTAACAGATAAAAGTAAGATGAGGCATAAGGAGAGTCTTGGAAACAGATCTGGATCCTCTTAACCTGTCATCCTGTCCTTCATGTGGTTTTATGATTTTAACCCTTCCCTAAGCTTTGTGGGCCAACACATTTCTTCTATGCCTCCCTTAATCAGGACTTTCAGTCACTTGTCATCAAGCAACTCCTGGGAAGCACCATGATAGAAGTCTATGAGAAAATAGACAGGAAGCAGCCATTCTCTTGGGGAaatttctgaagatttttttttttgtataatcttAAAGAGTGAGTAGGAGTTTGCTAAGTGAGTTTGTTGGCAAGAGCTgccaaaaataaacacacaaaaaaacaaataaataaaaattaaaattaaaaaaagagtgacttgtagggaaaaaaaagacaaattttctaGAACTTTCCTCCTAGTGTAGCTGGGAAATCCTGAGAGTTACACTAAGAAGGGAGGCTGATGCCAAATCATAAACAGGAACAAAAATCAGCCTATTTAAAGTCCACAGCAGTCACCAAACACTTAACAAGTAGCATAGGactcaaaaatgaaattatttttagagtattttttaaataatcaagatATATTCctgtaacaaatatataaatttgttaCAGTGCATTCAGTTGTAAACTTTGCCATGGTTTCGTTAATGCATGTTTTGATCAAGTTAGGTAAGCAGTCTAAACCGTTCATAGTGAAGATTCATGAGAATATATGCAAAGTCCTGAAATTAGGAATAGGAAATCATTGATAGTAGTTCAAAACAGCAGCAGCTCATTTAACTTATTATAGTAAAAAGTGTACTTATATGCCAACAACATTAGACTGAATTCAAAGATATAGAGAATTTCTGTAGTTAGGGAAAATCGAAGTTGACATCTAAATGTTTTCGATTAGATAACTGAATTTTCCCTAGCAAGGGATATTTCTCATGAATGATTTGGAGAACAAATCTGGCTCCATTTAAGGGGAAACTTGTGAGGAGGTGATTTCTGCTTAATCAAAGAAAGCTTGTCCTGTCTCACACAAAAGTAGTTCAGAGCAGGCATTGGTAGAGCAAGAGGCCAGGGAGAAAAGGAACTATCATCCTTGGAAGTGTTTATGCTTGGCAGAACCCTAGTGGTGAAGGAGATCTGACTATATGTTGTCTAAATTCCCAATTGACTCAAAGATTCCACTAGAGTCCCATGAATTTACtaataaaccaaaaataatataCTCTCAAACAAAGCAACAACTTCCTTGGATGGAAGAACAACTAACTAAATAAAGCACTTAATGATAACATGGtaacaataactaataacaaAAGTTCATTATTTGTGATTTTCCACCATACAATCTCTGAGGTATTACTTTAATATGCATTTATAATGAAAGCTCATAAAACAAAATTGTTGTTCTTGTAGTCTGATTGAAACTCAGTCCCAACTCAAGAGTCAATGATCTTAAACCACAATTGGACACTACTTACTTTTTGCttgttgtattttttctttatctataccCACACCCTGTTGTAAACCCATTAAtaaatactatgtcattttacTTTTACCACAAGTGAACAAGGTTATTTTAATTATGCTGTGTTttcaatgaagaaaatgagaGACTATATCATAACGAAAGCCAAACTGTAGGTCTAACTGCACACGCTTTGCATTTTTATAGCTTATTATGGTTGACTGAGCTTTTCAAATCTAATTCAGTAATTCTTACAACCCTTAGTCACCTAGTCTTCTTTGCTACTGAGTACTTTCCATTCAAAATCCAGGGAGCTAACATAACCATGAATGGTAAGGTGCTAAGGGGTCACTTCCATGTATTTATGAGAATAAAAACCAACTCCTCATTCCCAAGTTCACCCTGCATTGTACTTTGGATGCTAATGGAGTTCATCTCATCCAGTTGGGAGGAGGGAGGTGACTGATTTTCAATACACATGCTTCAGTTCACACAGTATCTTCTGTGGTGTGTGGGTTAGTGAAATCCTTTGAGGTCCAGGGCCAGTTTTTATCTCTGTCCTCAACACTCCAGTGCTCTTTGGACTGATGGTCCTTGAGGTACATCTCATTTATCTTACAAGCAGGTAAGGGGAAATGAAATGTCTGAAGATACTTGAGAGTCATCATCTTCTGTCTTTCTGCCATGCACAGTTTTGCTAATGTATAATGCAGCCACTGCATACAGAAGGCCTTCAATCTGTCATCACCAAAACCTTTAGAGGAGCCTCCTGTTTGGCTTCCCTGACCCCAGGCTTTCTCTTTCCAGATAATCACAACCACACTGCTACTGACATTCTGAAATACAAATTTACTCATGTATTTTCCCTGCCTAAAATTCCCCACTGGTTCCCTAATTCACAGAGGATAAAATCTAAATGATTTTGTCTTGCATGTGAAGACCCTCTAGCCTCAACCCATTATTCCTCTCTCCATTAGTCCTGAACACAATCCACATAAACACAGATATGAATGTCACATGCAGAACATACACGTATCTTAATATCTATatacattttctctttccaaCAGAGCAGAATTTTTCTATCTTAGATAAATACATTCCTCTCACAACACTTGCTTCAGTATCTTCCATGGGATAGTTGCTCAATAAACATATTTCCTCTAATTGTTCTGATATTATTGAACTGCATGCTTGGATAAGTTAAGTTCTCTGCTGTTCAGTTTTCATTCAGTTTTTGAACCACTAATCTCATTCTCTGTGAACAATGCCCTTGCCTCACATCTGAGCCCTATCTCACACTTACTTCTCCACGCCAGTGGTTATGACCGGATTCACCCTTCACACTCAC
This portion of the Ictidomys tridecemlineatus isolate mIctTri1 chromosome 4, mIctTri1.hap1, whole genome shotgun sequence genome encodes:
- the LOC101964518 gene encoding uncharacterized protein LOC101964518 translates to MSVDLSSDCDCPNCLEGTQSESDSNSSSKKRENGSFYSKSRKQSMPSFNMQCSPTQCGSSGLESDNKKDSRFLPSEQENTEEFSKKKSLSMSPADISAKLGPLKELTIQELLREFGDSGRLESNSTSLGHFRDQVVMKFRRALYYSGIWVAQVRGYKYEKHFSANYFKRNPDSLHRLIPWLKRELTAVYGDYGYTVKNILASILHHLKKNDLDSESFIHLLEPYLQQHTHHFLHEFISFVQSPYNMETYDQRAIYHCPSISTENCVKKKPFSSAPILPLTENRALMKSQPDTKQPKNTQNQLNEERAQSDLKQFPSGNSSLKSFKIPQVHHETANKIPVGTKDKPESGNHKGIISTNNMLLNWATPKERDPGIVTCQKKTLEKKTGIKLFPGYVQDPKSETTACTVSTPAISNQVQSWKYNLREGRVLSLGQQKIIHKKEVEKNKYSDSSPKIFQSLPRERSLMNGKPRKRDPSWSGISENNLSPKRDGRKPSSFRKKKVRCKKSSSFVEVGSHSSRRLERRSRSSTHRSKSWCVGHRKRSISRESSISLGGSHSSEPVTENTCCESSKERHTHGSKSHYERISLTPVQYAKLSSTAGKRPNCPYKDEGASPTRNHYNSSTCLDTEKHRSPSKQEMKCKTTFPRDRRTKAVRHRKNKCPHREKQIPEKVSDALGDLDDIKQVSCLSECAPACRRQIPKKQKSSLLKGLGSSSQE